The following proteins are co-located in the Desulfovibrio legallii genome:
- a CDS encoding pyruvate carboxylase: protein MANKTFAEVQEFLKGKVILVANRGIPARRICRSIRERFDAVAAMTATDVDKTAPAAATAQELVLLGPEPRAYLDIDRIIDKAKQRGVVGIHPGWGFASEDTRFPQRCKEAGITFIGATAEAMNLLGNKVQARQVARKLGIPVVPGSDGAVDVETARKIIAEIGLPIMLKAEGGGGGRGIFAIHKEAELEDAFFKASTMAQASFGNPRLFVEKFLADVRHIEIQVIADMYGNVFAFDERDCTVQRNHQKLIEITPSPWSGITRNLREKLKDYARRLIKAVGYHSLATVEFLVMPDGTPYLIEVNTRLQVEHGITECRYGIDLVEEQIAVAFGAELRYREENLRPSYCSMQVRINCENPQDNFAPNSGLISRYVSPGGPGVRLDSNISAGYEFPANYDSAGALLIAYAHDWEKTLGIMDRALGEYVIGGIKTTIPFFRQVIKHALFRKGGINTNFIADHPELMVYTDLAPEGERLSRLVAEISAKGYNPYVQLGQYRSADTPVLGPFEPVLPPISSAVRRQASPYPQGDRTATLDYIRHSGNVHFTDTTPRDFTQSNSGNRFRLAEDRLIGPYLDNAGYFSIENGGGAHFHVAMMANMTYPFTEAKEWNSFAPKTLKQLLVRSTNVLGYTPQPRNLMRVTGEMICDHYQVVRCFDFLNHVENMRPIAEVVMDRKEAIFEPALSMSWAKGFDVKHYLGVTEAILGMVANIMGKDKKAAARQIILGLKDMGGVCPPRFMTELVSALRKAWPELVLHYHRHYTDGLFVPSCGAAAKAGAHIIDVGLGSAVRSYGQGDVLATVAYMEDELGLTCQLDKNAIRDANFVCKQIMPYYDRYCAPYFQGIDYDVTRHGMPGGATSSSQEGAMKQGYIHLLPYMLKFLEGTRQIVRYHDVTPGSQITWNTAFLAVTGAWKRGGEDEVRYLLEVLGQVTRVPEAELSAEMRKARLAIYRDCNDAFRNLLLGKFGRLPLGFPADWVYQSAFGSDWKNALANRTEASPLDSLADVNLAAEEKACTDILKRKPNAEEFVLYLNHPADALKTIQFRAKFGDPNNLPLHVWFEGLKVGQDLYFNDSSGKPHHLLLLSISEPDNAGLSICRYVLDSEFMSCEVQVRQPTGGGVKSTLMADPANKFHVAAPSNGDLWVMYVHPGDLVKAGEELFNVSIMKQEKAVLAPVDGIVKRVLKTADFKENKQMVSVREGELIVELGPVPRICPNEACGQPIPMDNIAFCPYCGSRIG, encoded by the coding sequence ATGGCCAACAAGACATTTGCGGAAGTGCAGGAATTTTTGAAAGGCAAGGTTATTCTTGTCGCCAACCGCGGTATCCCGGCCCGGCGCATCTGCCGTTCCATCCGGGAGCGGTTTGATGCCGTGGCGGCCATGACCGCTACCGATGTGGACAAGACCGCCCCCGCGGCGGCCACGGCGCAGGAGCTGGTCTTGCTGGGCCCTGAGCCCCGGGCCTACCTGGATATTGACCGCATTATCGACAAGGCCAAACAGCGCGGCGTGGTAGGCATCCACCCCGGCTGGGGTTTTGCCTCTGAAGACACGCGCTTTCCGCAGCGCTGCAAAGAGGCCGGCATTACCTTTATCGGCGCTACCGCCGAGGCCATGAACCTGCTGGGCAACAAGGTGCAGGCCAGGCAGGTGGCCCGCAAGCTGGGCATTCCCGTGGTGCCCGGCTCTGACGGCGCTGTGGATGTGGAAACGGCCCGCAAGATTATTGCCGAAATCGGCTTGCCCATCATGCTCAAGGCCGAAGGCGGCGGCGGCGGCCGAGGCATTTTTGCCATTCATAAGGAAGCGGAGCTGGAAGACGCCTTTTTCAAGGCTTCCACCATGGCCCAGGCTTCCTTTGGCAACCCACGGCTGTTTGTGGAAAAATTTCTGGCCGACGTGCGGCACATTGAGATTCAGGTCATTGCCGACATGTACGGCAACGTATTCGCCTTTGACGAACGCGACTGTACCGTGCAGCGCAACCACCAGAAGCTCATTGAAATCACCCCTTCGCCCTGGTCGGGCATTACCCGCAACCTGCGGGAAAAGCTCAAGGACTACGCTCGTCGGCTGATCAAGGCCGTGGGGTATCACTCCCTGGCTACGGTGGAGTTCCTGGTTATGCCTGACGGCACGCCCTACCTCATTGAGGTGAACACCCGCCTGCAGGTGGAGCACGGCATTACCGAGTGTCGCTACGGCATTGACCTGGTGGAAGAGCAGATTGCCGTGGCCTTCGGCGCAGAGCTGCGTTACCGCGAAGAAAATCTGCGGCCCTCCTACTGTTCCATGCAGGTACGCATTAACTGTGAAAACCCGCAGGACAACTTCGCCCCCAATTCCGGGCTCATTTCGCGCTATGTTTCGCCCGGCGGCCCCGGCGTGCGGCTGGATTCCAACATCAGCGCGGGCTACGAATTTCCGGCCAACTATGATTCGGCGGGCGCGCTGCTCATCGCCTACGCTCACGACTGGGAAAAGACCCTGGGCATCATGGACCGCGCCCTGGGGGAATATGTCATCGGCGGCATCAAGACCACCATTCCCTTCTTCCGGCAGGTCATCAAGCATGCCCTGTTCCGTAAGGGCGGCATCAATACCAACTTCATCGCCGACCATCCGGAGCTCATGGTCTACACGGATCTGGCTCCGGAGGGCGAACGGCTTTCGCGTCTGGTGGCCGAAATCTCGGCCAAGGGCTACAACCCCTATGTGCAGCTGGGGCAGTACCGCTCGGCAGATACCCCGGTGCTTGGCCCCTTTGAGCCGGTGCTGCCGCCCATCAGCAGCGCCGTGCGGCGGCAGGCCTCGCCCTATCCTCAAGGGGACCGCACGGCCACCTTGGACTATATCCGCCATTCGGGCAACGTGCATTTTACCGACACCACGCCGCGCGACTTCACCCAGTCCAATTCCGGCAACCGTTTTCGGTTGGCCGAGGACAGGCTTATTGGTCCGTACCTGGACAATGCGGGCTATTTTTCCATTGAAAACGGCGGCGGCGCGCATTTTCACGTGGCCATGATGGCCAACATGACCTACCCTTTCACCGAAGCAAAGGAGTGGAACAGCTTTGCCCCCAAGACGCTCAAGCAACTGCTGGTGCGCTCCACCAACGTGCTGGGCTACACGCCGCAGCCGCGCAACCTTATGCGCGTCACGGGCGAGATGATCTGCGACCACTACCAGGTGGTGCGCTGTTTCGATTTCCTTAACCATGTGGAAAATATGCGGCCCATTGCTGAAGTGGTCATGGACCGCAAAGAGGCCATTTTTGAGCCGGCGCTTTCCATGTCCTGGGCCAAAGGCTTTGACGTCAAGCACTATCTGGGCGTCACTGAAGCCATCCTGGGCATGGTGGCCAATATCATGGGCAAGGACAAAAAGGCCGCCGCGCGTCAGATCATCCTGGGCCTCAAAGACATGGGCGGCGTCTGCCCACCGCGCTTTATGACGGAACTGGTGAGCGCCCTGCGCAAGGCCTGGCCGGAGCTTGTGCTGCACTACCACCGGCACTATACGGACGGGCTGTTTGTGCCGTCCTGCGGTGCGGCCGCCAAGGCCGGAGCGCACATCATCGATGTGGGGCTGGGCTCGGCGGTGCGGTCCTACGGTCAGGGCGACGTGCTTGCCACCGTGGCCTATATGGAAGACGAACTGGGCCTGACCTGCCAGCTGGACAAAAACGCCATCCGCGACGCCAACTTTGTCTGCAAGCAGATCATGCCCTATTATGACCGCTACTGTGCGCCGTACTTCCAGGGCATAGACTATGACGTCACCCGGCACGGCATGCCCGGCGGGGCCACCTCTTCTTCGCAGGAAGGGGCCATGAAGCAGGGCTACATCCATTTGTTGCCCTACATGCTCAAGTTTCTGGAGGGCACGCGGCAGATCGTGCGCTATCACGACGTGACGCCGGGCTCGCAGATCACCTGGAACACGGCCTTCCTGGCCGTGACTGGGGCCTGGAAGCGCGGCGGCGAAGATGAGGTGCGCTATCTGCTGGAGGTGCTGGGCCAGGTGACCCGCGTGCCCGAAGCGGAGCTGAGCGCAGAGATGCGCAAGGCGCGGCTCGCCATCTATAGGGACTGCAACGACGCTTTCCGCAATCTGCTGCTGGGCAAGTTCGGGCGGTTGCCTCTGGGCTTCCCGGCCGACTGGGTCTATCAAAGCGCCTTCGGATCGGACTGGAAGAACGCCCTGGCCAACCGTACCGAGGCTTCGCCTCTGGATTCCCTGGCCGACGTGAACCTGGCGGCGGAGGAGAAGGCCTGTACGGATATCCTCAAACGCAAGCCCAACGCCGAAGAATTTGTGCTTTACCTTAACCATCCGGCGGACGCGCTCAAGACCATCCAGTTCCGGGCCAAATTCGGCGACCCCAACAATCTGCCCTTGCACGTCTGGTTTGAAGGGCTCAAGGTGGGGCAGGATCTCTACTTCAACGACAGCAGCGGCAAACCGCACCACTTGCTTTTGTTGAGCATTTCCGAACCGGACAACGCCGGCCTGTCCATCTGCCGTTATGTGCTGGATTCGGAATTCATGAGCTGTGAGGTGCAGGTGCGCCAGCCCACGGGCGGCGGCGTCAAGAGTACGCTCATGGCCGACCCGGCCAACAAGTTCCATGTGGCCGCGCCGAGCAACGGCGACCTTTGGGTCATGTATGTGCACCCCGGCGACCTGGTCAAGGCCGGGGAGGAACTGTTTAACGTCTCCATTATGAAGCAGGAGAAAGCCGTGTTGGCCCCCGTGGACGGCATCGTCAAACGGGTACTCAAAACGGCGGACTTCAAGGAAAATAAGCAAATGGTTTCTGTGCGGGAGGGCGAACTTATTGTGGAGCTGGGGCCGGTGCCGCGCATTTGCCCCAACGAGGCCTGCGGCCAGCCCATCCCTATGGACAATATCGCCTTTTGCCCGTATTGCGGTTCCCGCATAGGGTAG